In Arthrobacter sp. QXT-31, one genomic interval encodes:
- a CDS encoding PhoH family protein, whose translation MTESANGKRRLNTGDRTTGEFPHTLPGVRTEVVIFDNSDQMVQSLGSHDEALRFIEDQFPAVSFHVRGNELSINGPAADVPRIMRLLNEVRGLVARGTVITPAVLQQLVSMLRSQSLQNPVEVLTHDILSSRGKTIRPKTLNQKNYVDAIDSNTVIFGIGPAGTGKTYLAVAKAVQALQQKEVSRIILTRPAVEAGERLGFLPGTLSDKIDPYLRPLYDALHDMMDPESIPRLMAAGTIEVAPLAYMRGRTLNDAFIILDEAQNTTPEQMKMFLTRLGFGSKMVVTGDVTQVDLPFGTRSGLRIVEEILTGIDDVSFSVLDAADVVRHRLVGDIVNAYSIWDEAQRNRVKHSVPRERRESTHEHRS comes from the coding sequence ATGACTGAATCAGCAAACGGAAAGCGCCGCCTCAACACGGGGGACCGCACCACGGGTGAATTCCCCCATACTCTCCCCGGTGTCCGGACGGAGGTGGTCATCTTCGATAACTCTGATCAGATGGTGCAGTCGCTGGGTAGCCACGACGAAGCCCTCCGCTTTATCGAGGACCAGTTCCCGGCCGTCAGTTTCCACGTCCGCGGCAACGAACTCTCCATCAACGGACCCGCGGCCGACGTTCCGCGGATCATGCGGCTGCTCAACGAGGTCCGGGGACTCGTGGCCCGCGGGACCGTGATCACGCCTGCAGTCCTCCAGCAGCTGGTTTCGATGCTCCGGAGCCAGTCGCTGCAGAATCCGGTGGAGGTGCTGACCCACGACATCCTGTCCAGCCGCGGCAAAACCATCCGGCCCAAGACCCTGAACCAGAAGAACTATGTGGATGCGATCGACTCCAACACAGTGATCTTCGGGATCGGCCCCGCAGGCACCGGCAAGACCTACCTCGCGGTGGCCAAGGCGGTGCAGGCGCTGCAGCAGAAGGAAGTCAGCCGGATCATCCTCACCCGCCCCGCCGTGGAAGCGGGCGAACGGCTCGGGTTCCTGCCCGGCACGCTCAGCGACAAGATCGATCCGTACCTGCGGCCGCTGTACGACGCGCTGCACGACATGATGGATCCGGAGTCGATTCCGCGCCTGATGGCGGCCGGGACCATCGAAGTCGCGCCGCTCGCCTACATGCGTGGCCGGACGCTCAACGACGCCTTCATCATCCTTGACGAGGCGCAGAACACCACGCCGGAACAGATGAAGATGTTCCTGACCCGCCTCGGCTTCGGCTCCAAGATGGTGGTCACCGGCGACGTCACGCAGGTGGACCTTCCGTTCGGGACCCGCTCCGGCCTGCGCATCGTCGAGGAGATATTGACCGGAATCGACGACGTCAGCTTTTCCGTTCTGGACGCCGCCGACGTCGTCCGCCACCGCCTGGTGGGGGACATCGTCAACGCCTACAGCATCTGGGATGAAGCACAACGCAACCGGGTCAAGCATTCCGTGCCCCGGGAACGACGGGAGAGCACGCATGAGCATCGAAGTTAA
- the ybeY gene encoding rRNA maturation RNase YbeY: protein MSIEVNNESGVQVDEARLVALARFIFEQLYIHPQAELSILLVDEPAMEKLHIELMDEPGATDVLSVPMDELTPGTPDKPTPQGMLGDIAICPQVAEVQARNAGHSTQDEMLLLTTHGILHLLGYDHAEPEEKAEMFGLQRELLTAFTGKEAPAETTQ from the coding sequence ATGAGCATCGAAGTTAACAACGAATCCGGTGTCCAGGTGGACGAGGCCCGGCTGGTGGCGCTGGCACGGTTCATCTTCGAGCAGCTGTACATCCATCCGCAGGCGGAACTGTCCATCCTGCTGGTGGACGAGCCTGCGATGGAAAAGCTGCACATTGAGCTCATGGATGAGCCCGGAGCCACCGACGTGCTCTCCGTGCCCATGGACGAGCTGACCCCGGGAACCCCGGACAAGCCCACCCCGCAGGGCATGCTCGGCGACATCGCGATCTGTCCCCAGGTGGCCGAGGTCCAGGCGCGCAACGCCGGCCACTCCACCCAGGACGAGATGCTGCTGCTCACCACGCACGGAATCCTCCACCTGCTCGGCTATGACCACGCCGAACCCGAGGAGAAGGCAGAAATGTTCGGCCTGCAGCGCGAACTGCTGACGGCATTCACCGGCAAAGAAGCACCGGCCGAGACCACCCAGTGA
- a CDS encoding hemolysin family protein produces MTSLLLVCMALAFLGAAALLTAAEAAFSFLPRHDAEQAVQGSQGPALRRILEQPMTHMRALRFWRIWFETASAVAVAVLLYSLLDNVWLAGLAATGIMAVLGFVLVGVSPRQLGRSHPAAVAQYSASLVRFLAWVLGPIPAWLVRLGSAAAPGSPNGDDSYFSEEEFRELVDRATESDMIEDNEAELIQSVFEFGDTLVRAVMVPRTDILTIDAGSSLHSAMSLFLRSGYSRIPVIGENTDQILGIIYLKDVAAAIHGLDPEAEPPVVDALAREVRYVPDSKPVSDLLRELQKESTHVAIVIDEYGGTAGLVTLEDLIEELVGEIVDEYDSESAAVVDLGDGTYRVSARMGIDDLGELFGIELDDDEVDTVGGLLAKALGRVPIVGSAVDLDGVSLRAERLEGRRNRVSHIIAAVAPKDAVPNNTDLEELLDEAEPMQQGVPREQAE; encoded by the coding sequence GTGACCTCACTGCTCCTTGTCTGCATGGCGCTGGCCTTTCTCGGTGCCGCAGCGCTGCTGACTGCTGCCGAGGCTGCCTTCAGCTTTCTGCCGCGCCACGACGCCGAGCAGGCGGTCCAGGGTAGCCAGGGCCCGGCGCTGCGGAGGATCCTCGAACAGCCAATGACGCACATGCGGGCCCTTCGCTTTTGGCGGATCTGGTTCGAGACGGCCTCCGCCGTGGCTGTTGCCGTGCTGCTCTACAGCCTGCTGGACAACGTCTGGCTGGCCGGGCTGGCAGCCACCGGCATCATGGCGGTCCTCGGCTTCGTGCTGGTGGGTGTTTCCCCGCGCCAGTTGGGCCGCTCGCATCCGGCCGCTGTGGCCCAGTACTCAGCGTCCCTGGTCCGGTTCCTCGCCTGGGTCCTCGGGCCGATCCCCGCGTGGCTGGTCCGGCTGGGCAGCGCCGCGGCCCCGGGTTCGCCCAACGGGGACGACTCCTACTTCAGCGAGGAGGAGTTCCGCGAGCTGGTTGACCGGGCCACGGAGTCGGACATGATCGAGGACAACGAGGCCGAACTCATCCAGTCTGTCTTCGAGTTCGGTGACACCCTCGTCCGCGCCGTCATGGTGCCGCGCACGGACATCCTGACCATCGACGCCGGCTCGAGCCTGCACAGCGCCATGTCGCTGTTCCTGCGGTCGGGCTATTCCAGGATCCCGGTCATCGGCGAGAACACCGACCAGATCCTGGGCATCATCTACCTCAAGGACGTGGCCGCCGCGATTCACGGCCTGGACCCTGAAGCCGAACCTCCGGTCGTGGACGCGCTGGCCCGCGAGGTCCGCTACGTCCCCGATTCGAAGCCGGTCAGCGACCTCCTACGGGAACTGCAGAAGGAATCCACCCACGTGGCCATCGTCATCGACGAATACGGCGGAACGGCCGGGCTGGTGACGCTGGAGGACCTGATCGAGGAGCTCGTGGGGGAGATCGTGGATGAATACGACTCCGAGAGCGCCGCCGTAGTCGATCTGGGCGACGGCACGTACCGCGTGAGCGCCCGGATGGGCATCGACGACCTCGGCGAGCTGTTCGGCATCGAACTGGACGACGACGAGGTGGACACCGTGGGCGGGCTGCTGGCCAAGGCCCTGGGGAGGGTCCCGATCGTGGGCAGCGCGGTGGATCTCGACGGCGTTTCGCTGCGCGCGGAGCGGCTGGAGGGCCGCCGGAACCGCGTCAGCCACATCATCGCAGCCGTTGCCCCCAAAGACGCCGTTCCAAACAACACTGACCTTGAAGAACTTCTCGACGAGGCCGAACCAATGCAACAGGGAGTTCCACGTGAGCAAGCAGAATAA
- the era gene encoding GTPase Era → MSKQNKADGGEPFGGYHAGFSVLVGRPNAGKSTLTNALVGKKVAITSAKPQTTRHTIRGIVHREDAQLILVDTPGLHRPRTLLGKRLNELVADTLAEVDAIGFCIPANEKIGPGDKFIAAQLAAVGRKPVIALVTKADLVDKQALTEQLLAVAELGREVLGEDGWKDIVPVSAADGFQVGTVADVLISHMPPSPPLYPDGELTDEPEAVMVAELIREAALEGVRDELPHSLAVVVEEIVPREGRTEDNPLLDVRVNLYVERPSQKAIIIGKGGSRLREVGTNARKGIEALLGTRIYLDLHVKVAKDWQRDPKQLVKLGF, encoded by the coding sequence GTGAGCAAGCAGAATAAGGCCGACGGCGGCGAACCGTTCGGCGGGTACCATGCCGGATTCTCGGTGCTGGTGGGCCGGCCCAACGCCGGCAAGTCCACCCTCACCAACGCGCTGGTGGGCAAGAAGGTGGCCATCACCTCCGCCAAGCCGCAGACCACGCGGCACACCATCCGCGGCATCGTCCACCGCGAGGACGCCCAGCTGATCCTCGTGGACACCCCCGGCCTGCACCGGCCACGCACGCTGCTAGGCAAGCGCCTGAACGAACTCGTCGCCGACACGCTGGCGGAAGTTGACGCGATCGGGTTCTGCATCCCCGCCAACGAGAAGATCGGCCCCGGCGACAAGTTCATTGCCGCCCAGCTCGCCGCCGTCGGCCGCAAACCGGTGATCGCCCTGGTCACCAAGGCCGACCTGGTGGACAAGCAGGCCCTCACGGAGCAGCTGCTGGCCGTCGCCGAGCTCGGCCGGGAAGTGCTGGGCGAGGACGGCTGGAAGGACATCGTTCCGGTCTCGGCCGCCGACGGGTTCCAGGTGGGAACCGTGGCGGACGTCCTGATCAGCCACATGCCGCCGTCGCCCCCGCTCTACCCGGACGGCGAGCTGACCGATGAGCCGGAGGCTGTCATGGTCGCCGAACTCATCCGGGAGGCGGCGCTGGAGGGCGTGCGCGACGAGCTGCCGCACTCACTGGCTGTGGTGGTCGAAGAGATCGTGCCGCGCGAAGGCCGGACGGAGGACAACCCGCTGCTCGATGTCCGCGTCAACCTCTACGTGGAGCGCCCCTCGCAGAAGGCCATCATCATCGGCAAGGGCGGAAGCCGCCTGCGGGAGGTCGGCACCAACGCGCGGAAGGGCATCGAGGCACTCCTGGGCACCCGGATCTACCTCGACCTCCACGTCAAGGTGGCCAAGGACTGGCAGCGCGATCCCAAGCAGCTGGTGAAGCTCGGGTTCTGA
- a CDS encoding LCP family protein, producing the protein MVRRRDNRAQGPGTPARSEPAARHAEDARLGAARHLNLHHKPTWLKVTTAVVAVVLAGGLAFAGYWYFRLQSNISTSALGAGSSRTDSTDDATGRLQILILGSDTRDGKNSNYGSSEDSTGYGNSDVMMLMDISEDNKRVNVISFPRDLLVDIPKCTDQKTGKQYPARSGIMINEAMKEAGIGCAVDTVNKLTGMEVDHFMMADFNAVKELSNAVGGVEVCISDAVYDPDSRLRLPKGTSQVQGEQALAFLRTRHAFGDGGDLGRIKAQQGFLSSLTRKIKDDGTLSNPAKLLNIADVITKNLTVDDGLSSVPAMITIANRLKTIDVGKVAFVALPTVPATSDPNRLQAAQPASSQLFAALRKDVDLTDPDGGAAPSPSATPKPSATSSPSASPKPTKPAAPYDKALQPITVANGTADAARMQEIVEAVVAGGFTQVGQLEADTTEKTMVYYGPEFADVAADIAALFGIPAAQVAPSAGVSGVQLYLGTDFASGTKYGKTTVPKDIVNQTASDTVCQQANPELITQ; encoded by the coding sequence GTGGTGCGACGCCGCGACAACCGCGCCCAAGGACCGGGCACACCCGCCCGTTCCGAGCCAGCTGCCCGGCATGCCGAGGACGCCCGCCTGGGCGCAGCCCGGCACCTGAATCTCCACCACAAGCCCACATGGCTCAAGGTGACCACCGCCGTCGTGGCCGTGGTCCTGGCCGGCGGCCTCGCCTTCGCGGGCTACTGGTACTTCAGGCTGCAGTCCAACATCTCCACGTCCGCGCTCGGCGCCGGAAGCAGCCGCACCGACAGCACTGACGACGCCACCGGCAGGCTGCAGATCCTGATCCTGGGTTCTGACACCCGTGACGGCAAGAACTCGAATTACGGCAGCTCCGAGGACTCCACGGGGTACGGCAACTCTGACGTCATGATGCTCATGGACATCTCGGAGGACAACAAGCGGGTCAACGTCATCAGCTTCCCCCGGGACCTGCTCGTGGACATTCCCAAGTGCACCGACCAGAAGACCGGGAAGCAGTACCCGGCCCGCAGCGGCATCATGATCAATGAGGCGATGAAAGAGGCCGGCATCGGCTGCGCCGTGGACACCGTCAACAAGCTGACCGGCATGGAGGTGGACCACTTCATGATGGCCGACTTCAACGCCGTCAAGGAGCTCTCGAACGCCGTGGGCGGCGTTGAGGTCTGCATCAGCGATGCCGTCTACGACCCCGACTCGCGGCTGCGGCTGCCGAAGGGCACCTCCCAGGTGCAGGGTGAACAGGCGCTTGCGTTCCTCCGCACCCGCCACGCGTTCGGCGACGGCGGCGACCTCGGCCGCATCAAGGCCCAGCAGGGATTCCTGTCCTCGCTGACCCGCAAAATCAAGGATGACGGCACCCTCAGCAACCCGGCGAAGCTGCTGAACATCGCCGACGTCATCACGAAGAACCTCACCGTCGATGACGGGCTCTCTTCGGTGCCGGCCATGATCACCATCGCCAACCGGCTCAAGACGATCGACGTCGGCAAGGTCGCGTTTGTTGCATTGCCCACCGTCCCCGCCACGAGCGACCCCAACCGGCTCCAAGCCGCACAGCCTGCGTCCTCGCAGCTGTTCGCTGCCCTGCGGAAGGACGTCGACCTGACGGACCCGGACGGGGGGGCAGCCCCGTCACCGTCAGCGACACCCAAACCCTCGGCCACCTCCTCGCCGTCGGCCTCACCGAAGCCGACCAAGCCCGCGGCCCCGTATGACAAGGCGCTGCAGCCGATCACGGTGGCAAACGGGACGGCAGACGCGGCCAGGATGCAGGAAATCGTCGAGGCCGTTGTTGCCGGCGGCTTCACCCAAGTGGGGCAGCTGGAGGCCGACACCACCGAAAAGACCATGGTGTACTACGGGCCGGAGTTCGCGGACGTCGCCGCCGACATAGCAGCCCTGTTCGGTATCCCGGCCGCCCAGGTGGCGCCGTCTGCGGGCGTCTCGGGAGTGCAGCTGTACCTGGGGACCGACTTCGCGTCCGGAACCAAGTACGGCAAGACCACGGTGCCCAAGGACATCGTGAACCAGACCGCCAGCGACACCGTCTGCCAGCAGGCAAACCCCGAGCTGATTACCCAGTAA
- a CDS encoding M13 family metallopeptidase, with protein sequence MPISGIALSNIDRSVRPQDDLYQHVNGAWLKETTIPDDRALEGTFTALRDGSELAVREIIEEAAAKGSEASGIERKIGDLYSSFMDEAAVEAKGLDPIRGRLAEIFGTSSVAELLALAGRLFRADVSGLFYIYPAPDAGNPERVLLYTGQGGLGLPDESYYREEKFASVVQSYREYVGTMFGLAGVADPEAAAARVVALETALASHHWDNVTLRNPQKTYNLKSADEARELFPLLDTWFEAADIAEDKRQEIVVSTPDFFSGAAALLDSESLPVWQEWLALRVINSAAPYLSSAFVETNFAFYGTTISGTPRNKDRWKRGVAVVEAALGEAVGQIYVARHFPEGHKARMQTLVGNLIEAYRQSISALDWMGEDTKAEALRKLGAFRAKIGFPDEWIDYSAVVIDPADLLGNVERAHNADVDRHLDEVGKPVDHNKWLMTPQTVNAYYHPMLNEVVFPAAILQPPFFTAEADDAVNYGGIGAVIGHEIGHGFDDQGSQFDGKGELRNWWTEDDRKAFEALTSRLVDQFNALSPYAAPGHNVNGRLTLGENIGDLGGLTIAHKAYRLSLDGQEPPVIDGLTGEQRFFASWAAGWRQVIRTEEAIRRLATDPHSPNEFRTNAIAKNLDSFHAAFGVTEEDGMWMPPAERVSIW encoded by the coding sequence GTGCCAATTTCGGGGATCGCCCTGTCAAACATCGACCGCAGCGTGAGGCCACAGGACGACCTCTACCAGCACGTGAACGGCGCCTGGCTGAAGGAGACCACCATCCCTGACGACCGTGCGCTGGAAGGGACGTTCACCGCCCTGCGCGACGGCTCCGAGTTGGCAGTCCGGGAGATCATCGAGGAGGCCGCGGCAAAGGGCTCCGAGGCCAGCGGCATTGAGCGGAAAATCGGCGACCTCTACAGCAGCTTCATGGATGAGGCAGCCGTCGAGGCCAAGGGCCTGGACCCCATCCGCGGACGCCTGGCCGAGATCTTCGGCACGAGCAGTGTTGCCGAACTGCTGGCACTGGCGGGCCGGCTCTTCCGCGCTGATGTGTCAGGACTTTTCTACATCTACCCGGCACCCGATGCCGGCAATCCCGAGCGGGTTCTCCTGTACACGGGCCAGGGCGGCCTGGGCCTGCCGGACGAGTCCTACTACCGCGAGGAGAAATTTGCCTCTGTAGTGCAGTCCTACCGGGAGTACGTGGGCACCATGTTCGGCCTGGCCGGCGTGGCCGATCCCGAAGCCGCCGCAGCCCGGGTGGTGGCTTTGGAAACCGCCCTTGCTTCGCACCACTGGGACAACGTCACGCTGCGGAACCCGCAGAAGACCTACAACCTGAAATCGGCGGATGAGGCCCGGGAGCTGTTCCCCCTGCTGGACACCTGGTTTGAGGCCGCGGACATCGCAGAAGACAAGCGGCAGGAGATCGTGGTCAGCACCCCTGACTTCTTCTCCGGTGCCGCCGCGCTGCTGGACTCCGAGTCGCTGCCCGTGTGGCAGGAATGGCTTGCCCTGCGGGTCATCAACTCGGCAGCCCCCTACCTCTCGTCCGCTTTCGTCGAGACGAACTTCGCCTTCTACGGCACCACCATCAGCGGCACCCCGCGGAACAAGGACCGCTGGAAGCGGGGCGTCGCCGTCGTCGAGGCCGCTCTGGGCGAGGCAGTTGGCCAGATCTACGTCGCCCGGCACTTTCCGGAGGGCCACAAGGCCCGCATGCAGACGCTCGTGGGGAACCTGATCGAGGCGTACCGGCAGAGCATCAGCGCCCTGGACTGGATGGGCGAGGACACCAAAGCGGAAGCCCTTCGCAAGCTGGGGGCCTTCCGCGCGAAGATCGGTTTCCCGGACGAATGGATCGACTATTCGGCTGTGGTGATCGACCCCGCCGACCTCCTGGGGAACGTCGAACGGGCCCACAACGCCGACGTCGACCGGCACCTGGACGAAGTGGGCAAGCCCGTAGACCACAACAAGTGGCTCATGACGCCGCAGACCGTCAACGCCTACTACCACCCGATGCTGAATGAGGTCGTGTTTCCGGCGGCCATCCTCCAGCCGCCGTTCTTCACCGCCGAAGCCGATGACGCCGTGAACTATGGCGGCATCGGGGCCGTCATCGGGCACGAAATCGGCCACGGCTTCGATGACCAGGGCTCCCAGTTCGACGGCAAGGGCGAGCTGCGCAACTGGTGGACAGAGGACGACCGGAAGGCCTTCGAGGCCCTGACCAGCCGCCTCGTGGACCAGTTCAACGCGCTCTCCCCCTACGCTGCGCCGGGCCACAACGTCAACGGCAGGCTCACGCTCGGCGAAAACATCGGCGACCTGGGCGGCCTCACCATTGCGCACAAGGCCTACCGCCTCAGCCTTGACGGCCAGGAACCGCCGGTGATCGACGGGCTGACCGGCGAGCAGCGTTTCTTCGCCTCCTGGGCGGCCGGCTGGCGCCAGGTGATCCGCACCGAGGAGGCGATCCGGCGGTTGGCCACGGACCCGCACTCCCCCAACGAGTTCCGTACCAACGCCATCGCCAAGAACCTTGACTCCTTCCACGCCGCGTTCGGTGTGACGGAGGAGGACGGCATGTGGATGCCACCGGCGGAGCGCGTCAGCATTTGGTAA
- the leuA gene encoding 2-isopropylmalate synthase encodes MRNAQKPSGMPIHRYIPFQDQIKVDLPDRTWPDKIITTAPRWCAVDLRDGNQALIDPMSPARKMKMFDLLVRMGYKEIEVGFPSASQTDFDFVRQLIEGNHIPDDVTIQVLTQAREHLIERTYESLVGAKQAIVHLYNSTSVLQRRVVFNQDEDGILDIALQGARLCKKYEETLGDTHITYEYSPESFTGTELEYAVRVCNAVADVFEASADRQVIINLPATVEMATPNVYADSIEWMSRHLHPREGIILSLHPHNDRGTGVAAAELGYQAGADRIEGCLFGNGERTGNVDLVTLGLNMFVQGIDPMIDFSDIDEVRRTVEYCNQLPVAERAPYGGDLVFTAFSGSHQDAIKKGLEALEKDAAAAGKDVSDFTWQVPYLPVDPKDLGRSYEAVIRVNSQSGKGGVAYLLKSEHSLDLPRRAQIEFSGVIQRRTDTVGGEVSGAQLWQLFQDEYLPSSQAESQWGRYSLGSVKTETDEDGSMTLHASLGVDGTHVSRTGTGNGPIAALLDILGQDGVDVRVLDYSEHALSEGGSALAAAYVECAVGERVLWGVGIDSNTSTSALKAVISAVNRAIRDAQA; translated from the coding sequence ATGCGAAACGCACAGAAGCCCTCGGGCATGCCGATCCACCGCTACATCCCCTTCCAGGACCAGATCAAGGTTGATCTGCCGGACCGTACCTGGCCGGACAAAATCATCACCACCGCGCCGCGCTGGTGCGCCGTGGACCTGCGGGACGGCAACCAGGCACTGATCGACCCCATGAGCCCGGCCCGCAAGATGAAGATGTTCGATCTGCTGGTCCGGATGGGCTACAAGGAGATTGAGGTCGGCTTCCCGTCCGCGTCCCAGACCGACTTCGACTTCGTCCGCCAGCTGATCGAGGGCAACCACATCCCGGACGACGTCACCATTCAGGTCCTGACCCAGGCCCGCGAACACCTCATCGAGCGGACCTACGAGTCCTTGGTGGGCGCCAAGCAGGCCATCGTGCACCTGTACAACTCCACGTCGGTCCTGCAGCGCCGCGTGGTGTTCAACCAGGACGAGGACGGAATCCTCGACATCGCCCTGCAGGGTGCCCGCCTCTGCAAAAAGTACGAAGAGACGCTGGGTGACACCCACATCACCTACGAGTACTCTCCCGAATCCTTCACGGGCACGGAGCTGGAGTACGCGGTGCGGGTGTGCAACGCCGTCGCCGACGTCTTTGAGGCCTCCGCCGACCGCCAGGTGATCATCAACCTGCCGGCCACCGTGGAGATGGCCACCCCGAACGTCTACGCGGACTCCATTGAGTGGATGAGCCGCCACCTGCACCCGCGCGAAGGCATCATCCTCTCCCTGCACCCGCACAACGACCGCGGCACCGGCGTGGCCGCGGCCGAGCTGGGCTACCAGGCCGGCGCCGACCGCATTGAGGGTTGCCTGTTCGGCAACGGTGAGCGGACCGGCAACGTGGACCTGGTGACCCTGGGCCTGAACATGTTCGTGCAGGGCATCGACCCGATGATCGACTTCTCCGACATCGACGAGGTCCGGCGCACCGTGGAGTACTGCAACCAGCTGCCGGTGGCCGAGCGGGCACCCTACGGCGGCGACCTCGTCTTCACCGCATTCTCCGGCTCCCACCAGGACGCCATCAAGAAGGGCCTCGAAGCCCTGGAGAAGGATGCGGCGGCTGCCGGCAAGGACGTCAGCGACTTCACCTGGCAGGTGCCCTACCTGCCCGTGGACCCCAAGGACCTCGGCCGCAGCTACGAAGCGGTGATCCGCGTCAACTCCCAGTCCGGCAAGGGCGGCGTGGCCTACCTGCTCAAGAGCGAGCACAGCCTGGACCTGCCGCGGCGCGCACAGATCGAGTTTTCCGGAGTCATCCAGCGCCGGACCGACACCGTGGGTGGCGAGGTCAGCGGTGCCCAGCTGTGGCAGCTGTTCCAGGACGAATACCTGCCGTCCTCGCAGGCGGAAAGCCAGTGGGGACGGTACTCGCTCGGTTCTGTGAAGACCGAAACCGACGAGGACGGTTCCATGACCCTGCACGCCTCCCTGGGCGTGGACGGCACGCACGTCAGCCGCACCGGCACCGGCAACGGACCCATCGCCGCGCTGCTGGACATCCTCGGCCAGGACGGCGTGGACGTGCGTGTTCTGGACTACAGCGAGCACGCCCTGTCCGAAGGCGGCAGCGCCCTCGCCGCCGCCTACGTCGAATGTGCCGTTGGAGAGCGCGTCCTGTGGGGTGTCGGCATCGACTCGAACACCAGCACCTCTGCGCTGAAGGCAGTCATCTCCGCCGTGAACCGGGCCATCCGGGACGCCCAGGCCTGA
- the recO gene encoding DNA repair protein RecO, producing MVQSFAARSYRDDAVVLRTHKLGEADRIITLLTKHHGQVRAVAKGVRRTTSRFGARLEPFMVADLQLVSGKTLDIVTQAVAKGAYGGNIAADYARYTVAAAMTETAEKLTDVDGEAGTAQYNLLVGALASLSRGDHAPELILDSYLLRALSTGGWAPSFTDCARCGARGPHTAFSAPLGGMVCGGCRPPGSPAPAPETVTLLGALLTGDWPTADASLPVHRRESAGLVASYLQWHLERVLKSLKHVERT from the coding sequence GTGGTCCAATCTTTCGCAGCGCGCAGCTACCGCGACGACGCCGTGGTGTTGCGCACCCACAAGCTGGGCGAGGCGGACCGGATCATCACCCTGCTCACCAAGCACCACGGCCAGGTCAGGGCGGTGGCCAAGGGAGTCCGGCGGACCACCAGCCGCTTCGGTGCCCGCCTGGAGCCTTTCATGGTGGCAGACCTGCAGCTCGTGTCCGGCAAAACCCTCGACATCGTGACCCAGGCCGTCGCCAAGGGCGCCTACGGGGGCAACATCGCCGCCGACTACGCCCGCTATACAGTGGCTGCGGCCATGACCGAAACCGCCGAAAAGCTCACCGACGTCGACGGTGAAGCCGGGACCGCGCAGTACAACCTGCTGGTCGGCGCCCTGGCCTCGCTGAGCCGTGGGGACCACGCACCGGAGCTGATCCTGGATTCGTATCTGCTGCGGGCCCTGTCCACCGGCGGCTGGGCGCCCAGCTTCACCGACTGCGCGCGCTGCGGCGCGCGGGGGCCGCACACCGCCTTCTCCGCCCCGCTCGGCGGCATGGTCTGCGGCGGCTGCCGCCCGCCCGGGTCGCCGGCGCCGGCGCCGGAGACGGTCACCCTGCTGGGCGCGCTGCTCACCGGGGACTGGCCGACGGCGGACGCTTCCCTTCCGGTCCACCGCCGGGAATCCGCCGGCCTCGTGGCAAGCTATCTGCAGTGGCACCTGGAGCGTGTCCTGAAATCCCTCAAGCATGTGGAGCGTACCTAA
- a CDS encoding isoprenyl transferase yields the protein MSLGKKTSPARRRTAPVVAPYPHTSGAVPPSIPAEFVPRHVAIVMDGNGRWANQRGLPRIEGHKAGEPALLDVVAGAIELGIEYVTVYAFSTENWRRSPEEVRFLMGFNKEVLRRQRNQLDEWGVRIRWSGRRPRLWGSVIRELEEAEAYTAGNSTCTLTMCVNYGGRAEIADAVSAIAQDVADGRLKPGATTEKTIQKYLDEPDLPDVDLFLRSSGEQRLSNFMLWQSAYAEFVFLDTLWPDVDRRTLWDAVEIYAKRDRRYGGAVDAAQAL from the coding sequence GTGTCCTTGGGAAAGAAGACGAGTCCTGCCCGGCGCCGTACCGCACCTGTGGTTGCCCCGTACCCGCATACCTCGGGGGCCGTTCCGCCGTCGATTCCGGCCGAGTTCGTGCCCAGACACGTGGCGATCGTGATGGACGGCAACGGCAGGTGGGCCAACCAGCGCGGCCTGCCGCGCATCGAGGGCCACAAGGCGGGGGAGCCTGCACTGCTGGACGTCGTGGCCGGGGCCATTGAACTCGGCATCGAATACGTCACCGTGTACGCGTTCTCCACCGAGAACTGGCGCCGGTCACCTGAGGAGGTGCGCTTCCTGATGGGTTTCAACAAGGAGGTGCTGCGCCGCCAGCGGAACCAGCTTGATGAGTGGGGCGTGCGGATCCGCTGGTCCGGGCGGCGTCCCCGGCTCTGGGGTTCGGTCATCCGCGAGCTTGAGGAGGCGGAGGCATACACCGCCGGAAACAGCACCTGCACCCTGACCATGTGCGTGAACTACGGCGGCCGGGCGGAAATTGCGGACGCCGTGTCCGCCATTGCCCAGGATGTGGCCGACGGCAGGCTCAAGCCCGGCGCCACCACCGAGAAGACGATCCAGAAGTACCTCGACGAGCCGGACCTTCCCGACGTCGACCTCTTCCTCCGCAGCTCCGGCGAACAGCGCCTGTCCAACTTCATGCTGTGGCAGTCGGCCTACGCCGAGTTCGTCTTCCTGGACACCCTGTGGCCCGACGTCGACCGGCGCACCCTCTGGGATGCCGTGGAGATTTATGCCAAGCGGGACCGCCGGTACGGCGGCGCCGTGGACGCCGCCCAGGCACTTTAA